GTCGTCACAATGACGCCGCCGTCGAGCGGGACGGTTTGGCAAAGCGAGAGCTGCGCGTCGCCCGTGCCCGGCGGCAAATCCACCAGCAGATAATCGAGTTCACCCCACTCGACGGAGTTGATGAATTGCTGGATGGTCTTCATGATCATGGGACCTCGCCAAATCACGGGCGAATCGCCGTCGAGCAGGAACCCCATGCTCATCAGCTTCACGCCGTGGTTGGCCGGCGGAACGAGTTTCTCGCGGTCGCTGATCGTGGGGCGCTGGTTGATCCCCATCATCAACGGAATGGAGGGACCGTAAATGTCGCAGTCCAGCAAGCCGACCGCGGCGCCCAGGTGCCGGAGCGCGCACGCCAGGTTCACCGAAGTGGTGGATTTGCCCACGCCACCCTTGCCGCTGGCCACGGCGACCAGGCGCTTGATCCCAGGCACAGGCGACTGTTGCGACCACGGATTTGGACCGGTCGCGCTCGGAGCGGCCGGAGCGGGAAGCCTGACATCGACGTGAACGGCCTTCACGTCCGGCAGCGCTTTCAAGGCGCGCTCGCAATCATTCTTGATTTGAGCGGCCACGTCGGGGCTGCCGGAGGTGAGTTGGATGAGGAGGCTCACGGCGTGGTTGGCTGCGGAGATCTGCTTCACCAACCCGAACGAAACGATGTCCCGGGAGTAACCGGGATACTTGACCGACTGCAGGGCGCGTTTGACAACTTCTTCGTTTAACATCTTGTGCAAGGACACTGATTTCGGATTCAGCATTAATCAGGGAGCGAGCGGTTGCAAGCCACGGGATCAAGGTCAAGGCCACCGACTGGCCGGCGCATCCACAAGTTGCC
This sequence is a window from Verrucomicrobiota bacterium. Protein-coding genes within it:
- a CDS encoding Mrp/NBP35 family ATP-binding protein, with protein sequence MLNEEVVKRALQSVKYPGYSRDIVSFGLVKQISAANHAVSLLIQLTSGSPDVAAQIKNDCERALKALPDVKAVHVDVRLPAPAAPSATGPNPWSQQSPVPGIKRLVAVASGKGGVGKSTTSVNLACALRHLGAAVGLLDCDIYGPSIPLMMGINQRPTISDREKLVPPANHGVKLMSMGFLLDGDSPVIWRGPMIMKTIQQFINSVEWGELDYLLVDLPPGTGDAQLSLCQTVPLDGGVIVTTPQEASLGVVRKGIAMFVKVNVPILGIVENMSYFQTPSGERVEIFGHGGGRAEAERQSVPFLGEIPIFTEIRVSGDQGVPIVVSAPNAPPAQSFIRISEALRQQLG